In a genomic window of Caloenas nicobarica isolate bCalNic1 chromosome 1, bCalNic1.hap1, whole genome shotgun sequence:
- the TMSB4X gene encoding thymosin beta-4: protein MSDKPDMAEIEKFDKSKLKKTETQEKNPLPSKETIEQEKQAGES, encoded by the exons ATGTCCGACAAACCAGACATGGCTGAGATCGAGAAATTTGACAAGTCCAAATTGAAGAAGACAGAGACGCAAGAGAAAAACCCGCTGCCTTCAAAAGAAA cAATTGAACAGGAGAAGCAAGCGGGTGAATCGTAA